GCACGACTCGATACGTTCCTTGCTAGCTTATTGAGTGGTAACTCTCGCAACGCCGCTCAGCCTGAGTTTAGGGAAGGATCGCGTTGTGAGGTCACGCTTGATCGCTATGAGCGAAGTGAGGCGGCGCGGAAGGCATGTATAGCGGCTCATGGAGCTACGTGCGCCATATGTGGCTTCGATTTTTCTCATACCTATGGGCCTACCTTTGCTGGAATCATCCAAGTTCATCATATTGTTCCTCTACATGTTACCGGCAAAGAACATGAGGTTGATCCGATGCACGACCTTATCCCGGTTTGCCCGAATTGCCATGTCGCGCTCCATTCAAAGCCAGATGGCACATATCTTCCTGACGAGCTTCGAGCTCTCATGCGATAATTGGAAAGCAGCGCAATTTCGAACGGAGCATCCATGATCACTGGTGAACTCAAAACAAAGGTCGACGGCATCTGGGACATTTTCTGGTCCAATGGCGTGAGTAACCCTCTCACGGTGATTGAGCAGCTCACCTACCTCATGTTCATCAAGATTCTCGATGATAACGAGACGCGCCGCGAGAGGAATGCGGAGCTCCTGGGCGAGTCCGTCACTGACCCCATCTTTGACGCCGATCACCAGAACTGTCGGTGGCACATCTTCCGCAACTACGAGCCCGACGCCATGTACGAGAACATGGTTCAGAACGTGTTCCCCTTCATCAAGGGCGTGCTTGGCTCAAGCAAGGACACCGCCTTTGCCAAGTACATGAAGGACGCCATTCTCGTGGTGAGCAATGCGCGTACACTCACCCGAATCGTGGACAAGCTCGAGGAGATCGACCTTTCCAACAAAGACATCATGGGCGACGTCTATGAGTACCTCCTCTCCAAGCTCGCCACCAGCGGGCAGAACGGTCAGTTTCGCACGCCGCGCCACATCATCAAGATGATGGTCGAGCTCATGCAACCCACCCCTGAGGATGCCATCTGCGATCCCGCGATGGGCAGTGCAGGCTTCATCTGCATGGCGGCCCAGTACATCAAGGACCACTACAAGACTGAGCTCATGCGTGCTGACGTCCAGCAGCGTTTCCAGACGACCATGTTCACCGGTCACGACACGGATTCCACCATGATGCGCATCGGTGCCATGAACATGATGTTGCACGGCGTCGAGGCTCCCAACATCTCCCAGCTCGACTCGCTCTCCGAGGACAACGAGGAGCGTGACGCCTATACCCTCATCATGGCAAACCCGCCATTCAAGGGCAGCCTCGACAAGGAGACCATCGCCAAGGACCTGCGCAATACGGTCTCGACAACCAAGACCGAGCTCCTGTTCCTGGCGCTCTTCCTCAAGAGCCTCAAGATCGGCGGTCGCTGCGCCTCCATCGTCCCCGACGGTGTTCTCTTTGGTTCCCA
The genomic region above belongs to Mailhella massiliensis and contains:
- a CDS encoding HNH endonuclease, with amino-acid sequence MTIADSRNYTERKLYARAAKDWCHVRAATNDAVEYDGSQDQGDNLIRCAVHPLGWLDIQIGFDSVLASCGEASSTIVSYSLERFDQLTFQARLDTFLASLLSGNSRNAAQPEFREGSRCEVTLDRYERSEAARKACIAAHGATCAICGFDFSHTYGPTFAGIIQVHHIVPLHVTGKEHEVDPMHDLIPVCPNCHVALHSKPDGTYLPDELRALMR
- a CDS encoding type I restriction-modification system subunit M; protein product: MITGELKTKVDGIWDIFWSNGVSNPLTVIEQLTYLMFIKILDDNETRRERNAELLGESVTDPIFDADHQNCRWHIFRNYEPDAMYENMVQNVFPFIKGVLGSSKDTAFAKYMKDAILVVSNARTLTRIVDKLEEIDLSNKDIMGDVYEYLLSKLATSGQNGQFRTPRHIIKMMVELMQPTPEDAICDPAMGSAGFICMAAQYIKDHYKTELMRADVQQRFQTTMFTGHDTDSTMMRIGAMNMMLHGVEAPNISQLDSLSEDNEERDAYTLIMANPPFKGSLDKETIAKDLRNTVSTTKTELLFLALFLKSLKIGGRCASIVPDGVLFGSQKAHKAIRKELIENNRLVAVISMPSGVFKPYAGVSTAILIFTRTDNGGTDDVWFYDMQADGFSLDDKREPIKDNDIPDIIERFHNLEAEKDRARTEKSFMVPVQEIIDNDYDLSINKYKEIVYEKVEYPPTSELIA